A single Iodidimonas sp. SYSU 1G8 DNA region contains:
- a CDS encoding cytochrome P450 → MSTQAETPAIAPADIDLMDPKVQENPYDAYRQLRDIGVYHLPTNGMYVITRYDHIAEIVRNPEEFSEDLAAHAPPPTTDEEMNAIYREKGFERQPTFMLDPPNHTTYRELIDPFFFPAKLREFEPFIQQTIDALIDNFVDRGECEFVTDFGFPLPAAVITNMLGLPMEDLPKLKHYAEAWVKPFAMGLGRKEKLEATEIICEFQHYLVDQAEKKRANPDHGLLSMLVHATYKGLDGTERKLTTREVLSFSETAAVGGHETTANALSSGMMLYVQNPDVQRGLAENPAAIKNYVEEVLRLESPTQGMFRATTRDVEFHGFTIPKGKIVNLRFAAANRDERMFPNADKIDINRPNAGRHMAFSQGIHHCLGAPLARIELNRAFRSLFGRLKNIRFKPGHEHPEHIPGFTLRALKDLHISFEKA, encoded by the coding sequence TTGAGCACCCAGGCGGAAACCCCAGCCATCGCGCCGGCGGACATCGACCTCATGGACCCCAAAGTCCAGGAGAACCCATACGATGCCTATCGACAGCTGCGGGACATCGGCGTCTATCACCTGCCGACCAATGGCATGTATGTGATCACGCGCTACGACCACATCGCCGAAATCGTGCGCAACCCCGAGGAGTTCTCCGAGGATCTGGCCGCGCATGCGCCGCCGCCCACGACCGACGAGGAAATGAACGCCATCTACCGCGAGAAGGGTTTCGAGCGGCAACCGACCTTCATGCTCGATCCGCCCAACCACACCACCTATCGCGAGTTGATCGACCCGTTCTTCTTCCCGGCCAAGCTGCGCGAGTTCGAGCCCTTCATCCAGCAGACCATCGACGCTCTCATCGATAATTTCGTGGACCGGGGCGAATGCGAATTCGTCACGGATTTCGGCTTTCCCCTGCCCGCCGCCGTCATCACCAACATGCTGGGCCTTCCCATGGAAGATCTGCCCAAGCTCAAGCACTATGCCGAAGCCTGGGTAAAGCCGTTCGCCATGGGTCTAGGCCGCAAGGAAAAGCTGGAAGCGACCGAGATCATCTGCGAGTTCCAGCACTATCTCGTCGACCAGGCGGAAAAGAAGCGCGCCAATCCGGACCACGGTCTGCTGAGCATGCTGGTGCACGCCACATACAAAGGTCTCGATGGTACCGAGCGGAAACTGACGACCCGGGAAGTGCTCTCGTTCTCCGAGACCGCCGCGGTCGGCGGGCACGAAACGACGGCGAACGCCCTGTCGTCTGGCATGATGCTCTATGTCCAGAACCCGGACGTGCAACGCGGCCTGGCGGAGAACCCGGCGGCCATCAAGAATTACGTCGAGGAGGTGCTGCGTCTGGAATCGCCGACACAGGGCATGTTCCGCGCGACGACCCGCGACGTGGAGTTCCACGGCTTCACCATTCCCAAGGGCAAGATCGTCAATCTGCGTTTCGCCGCGGCCAACCGCGACGAACGGATGTTCCCCAACGCGGACAAGATCGACATCAACCGCCCCAATGCCGGACGCCACATGGCGTTCAGCCAGGGCATCCATCACTGTCTCGGCGCGCCGCTGGCCCGGATCGAGTTGAACCGCGCGTTCCGCAGCCTGTTCGGCCGCCTGAAGAACATCCGCTTCAAGCCCGGCCATGAGCACCCGGAGCATATCCCCGGGTTCACGCTGCGCGCGCTGAAAGACCTGCATATCTCGTTCGAGAAGGCCTGA
- a CDS encoding cytochrome P450, whose amino-acid sequence MNKEALDIRLLDPQSVECPYHDYKRLREEAPVYKMPETGWYVVTTYDLCRKVAKDWETFSDQLTDWSQETLWSNPAIPEIFETEGWPRDAILSKDPPLHDMYRSLVDVSFTKSRIDACEPFITKLVNELIDKFIDKGECDFIMDFAYPLPMHVIADRLGLPPEDLPRLKFWSEEWVLPHAHTMDAERQVECARNIVELQHYLAGKFEEKRVNRDDRIISDLVHGKFNGERDLTVREMMSMTEQLLVGGNETTTNAMSSGMMLLIQNPDQYRLVQEDPKLIKNFVEEVLRVESPTQGIFRVAVKDTELGGVQIPRGSMINMRFGSANRDAKVFADPDRLDVCRKNAGAHLAFSTAEHHCVGAPLTRQEMNIAFRILFERLENFQFAEGKNDFQHQGNFMVRALKHLHITFDKKQA is encoded by the coding sequence ATGAACAAGGAAGCGCTGGATATCCGTTTGCTCGACCCGCAGAGCGTCGAGTGTCCGTACCACGACTACAAGCGCCTGCGCGAGGAAGCGCCGGTCTACAAGATGCCCGAGACCGGCTGGTACGTGGTGACCACCTACGATCTGTGCCGCAAGGTCGCCAAGGATTGGGAGACCTTCTCCGACCAGCTCACCGACTGGTCGCAGGAGACGCTGTGGAGCAATCCGGCGATCCCGGAAATCTTCGAGACGGAAGGCTGGCCGCGTGACGCCATCCTGTCCAAGGACCCGCCGCTGCACGACATGTATCGCAGCCTGGTCGACGTCTCCTTCACCAAGAGCCGCATCGACGCCTGCGAGCCCTTCATCACCAAGCTGGTCAATGAGCTGATCGACAAGTTCATCGACAAGGGCGAATGCGATTTCATCATGGATTTCGCCTATCCCTTGCCCATGCACGTTATCGCCGACCGGCTCGGCCTGCCGCCCGAAGACCTGCCCCGGCTGAAATTCTGGTCCGAGGAATGGGTGCTGCCGCACGCGCACACCATGGACGCCGAGCGTCAGGTGGAGTGCGCCCGCAACATCGTCGAGCTGCAGCACTATCTGGCCGGGAAGTTCGAGGAAAAGCGCGTCAACCGGGATGACCGGATCATCAGCGATCTGGTCCATGGCAAGTTCAACGGCGAGCGCGACCTGACCGTGCGTGAGATGATGTCCATGACCGAGCAACTGCTGGTCGGCGGCAACGAGACCACGACCAACGCCATGTCGTCGGGCATGATGCTGCTGATCCAGAACCCGGACCAGTACAGGCTGGTGCAGGAAGATCCCAAGCTGATCAAGAATTTCGTCGAGGAAGTGCTGCGCGTCGAAAGCCCGACCCAGGGCATCTTCCGCGTCGCCGTCAAGGACACGGAACTGGGCGGCGTCCAGATCCCGCGCGGGTCCATGATCAACATGCGCTTTGGTTCGGCGAACCGCGACGCCAAGGTGTTCGCCGACCCCGACCGGCTTGATGTCTGCCGCAAGAACGCCGGCGCGCATCTGGCGTTCAGCACCGCCGAGCATCACTGCGTCGGTGCGCCGCTGACTCGTCAGGAAATGAACATCGCCTTCCGCATCCTGTTCGAGCGGCTGGAGAACTTCCAGTTCGCCGAGGGCAAGAACGACTTCCAGCATCAGGGCAACTTCATGGTCCGCGCGCTGAAGCATCTGCACATCACTTTCGACAAGAAGCAGGCCTGA
- a CDS encoding antibiotic biosynthesis monooxygenase: MATILAHIQIKPGREARFEELQSSLWRTTHATEPGTTRYEFFRGEKEGSYYGFLSFKDFQAFLVHQSSDAHEDFGAEFGDLVQNIEIEWVDAVKGANALAQNEPQDAPPGASELVQKYAKSYAIRMADWWSALRN, from the coding sequence ATGGCGACAATCCTCGCCCACATCCAGATCAAACCGGGCAGGGAAGCCCGGTTCGAGGAATTGCAGAGCTCGCTGTGGCGCACGACCCACGCGACAGAGCCGGGGACGACACGTTACGAGTTCTTCCGTGGCGAAAAGGAAGGTTCGTATTACGGATTTTTGTCGTTCAAGGATTTCCAGGCCTTTCTGGTGCACCAGTCCAGCGATGCCCACGAGGATTTTGGCGCCGAGTTTGGCGATCTGGTCCAGAACATCGAGATCGAGTGGGTCGACGCCGTGAAGGGCGCGAACGCCCTCGCCCAGAACGAGCCGCAGGACGCCCCGCCCGGCGCCAGCGAACTGGTCCAGAAATACGCCAAGAGCTATGCGATCCGCATGGCCGACTGGTGGTCGGCGCTGCGGAATTAG
- a CDS encoding antibiotic biosynthesis monooxygenase, with translation MATFIAHLKIFDGKEAEFETVARQIWEQTHRLEKDVLRYEYFRSQKPGHYYCLLSFKDYRSFMVHQTSDHHEAPDFGSLLESNKLEWIDPVQGANELPPTEHQDLPDDASELAKRYSKDHGVVMQKWWSKLR, from the coding sequence ATGGCAACCTTCATCGCCCATCTGAAGATCTTCGACGGCAAGGAAGCCGAGTTCGAAACGGTCGCCCGGCAGATCTGGGAACAGACGCACAGGCTGGAAAAGGACGTGCTGCGCTACGAGTACTTCCGCTCGCAAAAGCCCGGCCACTACTACTGCCTGCTGTCGTTCAAGGACTACCGGTCATTCATGGTTCATCAGACCAGCGACCATCATGAGGCGCCGGACTTCGGTTCCTTGCTGGAGAGCAACAAGCTGGAATGGATCGATCCAGTCCAGGGCGCCAACGAGTTGCCGCCGACCGAGCACCAGGATTTGCCCGACGACGCCAGTGAACTCGCCAAGCGCTATTCCAAGGACCACGGCGTGGTCATGCAGAAATGGTGGAGCAAGCTGCGTTGA
- a CDS encoding NADP-dependent oxidoreductase, protein MSDRPNAARNRQLFMTRFPEGEAGPQDFEVREAPVPEPKDGEVLVEAQYLSVDAALRLIMRDSKDFLFRVQPGDLVRGTVAGRIVESRNPAFKEGDYVTGGLGVQNYSVSDGAGLSLVDTAIAPLPSWLGGMGVSGLTAYFAVTEECRLGPGKTLVVNGAAGAVGSVAGQIGRILGARVIGITGSDDKARWLTEELGFDVAINYKKGDLYDQLVAAAPDRIDAIFDNVGGPILNESLRWIGMRGTVLMCGSTSQYTQEKIEGPSNYIWLGTMRARMQGFVVYDYLDKFAEAQKQIAQWMNEGKLVLRDNIVDGDVGDFPDVFQRLYRGENRGKMVIRLPAATA, encoded by the coding sequence GTGTCCGATCGCCCGAACGCCGCCCGCAACCGCCAGCTTTTCATGACCCGCTTCCCGGAAGGAGAAGCCGGGCCGCAGGATTTCGAGGTCCGCGAGGCGCCGGTGCCCGAGCCGAAGGACGGCGAGGTGCTGGTCGAGGCCCAGTATCTGTCCGTCGATGCGGCGCTGCGCCTGATCATGCGCGACAGCAAGGACTTCCTGTTCCGCGTCCAGCCGGGCGACCTCGTGCGCGGCACGGTCGCCGGCCGGATCGTCGAGTCCCGCAATCCGGCCTTCAAGGAAGGCGACTACGTTACCGGCGGCCTGGGCGTGCAGAACTATTCCGTGTCGGACGGCGCGGGCCTGTCTCTGGTGGATACCGCCATCGCGCCCCTGCCCTCATGGCTGGGCGGCATGGGCGTGTCGGGCCTCACCGCCTATTTCGCCGTGACCGAGGAATGCCGGCTCGGCCCGGGCAAGACGCTGGTCGTCAATGGCGCGGCCGGCGCCGTCGGCTCGGTCGCCGGCCAGATCGGCCGGATTCTCGGCGCGCGCGTCATCGGCATCACCGGCAGCGACGACAAGGCGCGCTGGCTGACCGAGGAACTCGGCTTCGACGTAGCCATCAACTACAAGAAGGGTGACCTGTACGACCAGCTGGTCGCGGCCGCGCCGGACCGGATCGACGCCATTTTCGACAATGTGGGCGGGCCGATCCTCAATGAAAGCCTGCGGTGGATCGGCATGCGCGGTACCGTGCTGATGTGCGGCTCGACCTCGCAATACACCCAGGAAAAGATCGAAGGCCCCAGCAACTACATCTGGCTGGGCACCATGCGCGCGCGCATGCAGGGCTTCGTGGTCTATGATTATCTCGACAAGTTCGCCGAGGCGCAGAAACAGATCGCGCAATGGATGAACGAAGGCAAGCTGGTGCTGCGCGACAACATCGTCGACGGCGATGTCGGGGATTTCCCCGACGTGTTCCAGCGCCTCTACCGGGGCGAGAACCGCGGCAAGATGGTGATCCGCCTGCCGGCCGCCACGGCCTGA